From Mycolicibacterium nivoides, a single genomic window includes:
- a CDS encoding RrF2 family transcriptional regulator produces MKLPVATEWALHCATSLAQLEPGATASAADLAEYFDLPAAYLSKQLQALTRAGVLTATTGPRGGFRLGRAPTDITLLHIVEAVDGAAPPYECREIRRQGRGALPTSWCRHECILSVKMADAHQAWRASLDGVTLADILADIPAAAPARTRKLLGRPGS; encoded by the coding sequence GTGAAACTCCCCGTGGCCACCGAGTGGGCGCTGCATTGCGCGACGTCACTGGCGCAGCTCGAGCCGGGCGCCACCGCATCGGCCGCCGACCTCGCGGAGTACTTCGACCTGCCCGCCGCCTATCTGTCCAAGCAGCTGCAGGCGCTGACCCGTGCGGGTGTACTGACCGCTACAACCGGTCCCCGCGGTGGCTTCCGGCTGGGCCGGGCACCCACCGACATCACGCTGCTGCACATCGTCGAGGCCGTCGACGGCGCGGCGCCGCCGTACGAATGCCGCGAGATCCGCAGGCAGGGCCGCGGCGCCCTCCCCACGAGCTGGTGCCGCCACGAGTGCATCCTCTCGGTGAAAATGGCTGATGCCCACCAGGCGTGGCGAGCCAGCCTCGACGGCGTCACCCTCGCCGACATCCTCGCCGACATCCCGGCCGCGGCGCCTGCGCGCACCCGAAAGCTGTTGGGCAGGCCGGGCTCATAG
- a CDS encoding aldolase translates to MTTTLGDSKQVLMQRALDGLSTHIEESTLTTRQKLALTCRALFDSGHDSGLAGQITARAERPGTYYTQRLGLGFDEITEDNLLLVDEDLNVLEGGGMANPANRFHTWIYRARPDVQCIVHTHPFHVAALSMLEVPLQVSQMDIAPLYDDCAFLADWPGVPVGNEEGEIISAALGDKKAILLAHHGHVIAGASIEESCSLAMLIERGAELQLAAMAAGTIADLPPRLAREAHDWTLRPKRSQANFAYYARRALRNHPDALTS, encoded by the coding sequence ATGACCACCACGCTTGGTGATTCGAAACAAGTTCTGATGCAGCGCGCACTCGATGGTCTGTCGACCCATATCGAGGAGTCCACGCTGACGACGCGGCAGAAGCTGGCCCTGACGTGCCGGGCCCTGTTCGACTCGGGCCACGACTCAGGCCTGGCCGGCCAGATCACCGCACGAGCCGAGAGGCCGGGTACCTACTACACCCAGCGACTCGGTTTGGGTTTCGACGAGATCACCGAAGACAACCTTCTGCTCGTCGACGAGGATCTGAACGTCCTCGAAGGCGGGGGAATGGCAAACCCCGCCAATCGATTCCACACCTGGATCTACCGCGCGCGGCCGGATGTGCAGTGCATCGTGCACACCCATCCGTTCCACGTCGCCGCGCTGTCGATGCTGGAAGTTCCGTTGCAGGTGTCCCAGATGGATATCGCACCGTTGTATGACGATTGCGCCTTTCTTGCCGACTGGCCGGGAGTTCCTGTCGGCAATGAAGAGGGCGAGATCATCAGTGCGGCGCTGGGAGACAAGAAGGCCATCCTGTTGGCGCACCACGGTCACGTGATCGCCGGAGCCAGCATCGAGGAGTCGTGCTCGCTGGCGATGCTGATCGAACGCGGTGCCGAACTGCAACTGGCCGCCATGGCAGCGGGGACGATCGCCGACCTGCCGCCGCGACTGGCCCGCGAGGCCCACGACTGGACGCTGCGGCCCAAACGCAGTCAGGCCAACTTCGCCTATTACGCCCGACGCGCGCTCCGCAATCATCCCGACGCGTTGACCAGCTGA
- a CDS encoding helix-turn-helix domain-containing protein — protein sequence MSALLRAVRQQRGMTLEELAEATGLTKSYLSKVERQRSTPSIAVAMKVARALEVDVAQLFSEDPAVTTLSIDRAGERGDNRYQAVAAGMLGKSMSPFIVRPTLKFAEHPHPEHAGQELVFVHAGVVELRYQDELVTLEAGDCAYFDASLPHQLRQRGSTPSEVLVITHTEYSRNR from the coding sequence ATGAGCGCTCTCTTGCGTGCTGTGCGTCAACAGCGGGGCATGACCCTCGAGGAACTCGCCGAGGCGACCGGACTGACCAAGAGCTACCTGTCCAAGGTCGAACGGCAGCGATCCACCCCGTCGATCGCGGTGGCGATGAAAGTGGCCCGTGCACTCGAGGTCGATGTCGCACAGCTGTTTTCCGAGGATCCAGCGGTCACGACGTTGTCGATCGACCGCGCCGGCGAGCGGGGGGACAACCGGTATCAGGCCGTGGCCGCCGGCATGCTCGGAAAGTCGATGTCACCGTTCATCGTGCGGCCAACGCTCAAGTTCGCCGAGCACCCGCATCCAGAACACGCCGGGCAGGAGTTGGTGTTCGTCCACGCAGGCGTGGTGGAGCTGCGCTACCAGGACGAGTTGGTCACCTTGGAAGCCGGCGATTGCGCGTACTTCGACGCCTCCTTGCCTCACCAATTGCGGCAGCGGGGAAGCACGCCCAGCGAGGTTCTGGTGATCACCCACACCGAGTACAGCCGCAACCGCTGA
- a CDS encoding acyl-CoA dehydrogenase family protein gives MSVDAELAEMMSAVFAAHREQHQPGEGIAELWGRLGELGLVRLTGSEESGGSGAGWAEAVELLRAAASHGVRIPLAEHDLLACWLLETAGLGVDDARRTACLLDDAGVARGVPWAADSVRVVLLWRDGTGYRVTDADTASLSVTAGHNNAGEPRDEVRADLGALTGNPVPDNVVEQFTQRAALVRAVQVCAALDRILELSVAHVRERTQFGRPLAKFQAVQNLVADIAAESALARAATDGALAEALRSDWSSPHLDFLVAVARSCVGHATSVVVRNGHQVHGAIGTTVEHRLHEFTMPALSWRSEYGSVAHWDQVLTDYATAAGAEGLWALVTATGN, from the coding sequence ATGAGTGTCGACGCCGAACTGGCCGAGATGATGTCGGCGGTCTTCGCCGCGCACCGCGAACAGCATCAGCCCGGTGAGGGCATCGCCGAATTGTGGGGCCGGCTGGGGGAACTCGGGCTGGTCCGGCTCACCGGGTCCGAGGAGTCCGGGGGCAGTGGCGCCGGCTGGGCCGAGGCCGTCGAGCTGCTGCGCGCGGCTGCCTCGCACGGGGTGAGAATCCCGCTGGCCGAACATGATCTGCTGGCCTGCTGGCTGTTGGAGACGGCGGGGCTGGGGGTCGATGACGCGCGACGCACCGCGTGTCTGCTCGACGACGCCGGTGTCGCACGTGGTGTGCCCTGGGCGGCGGACTCCGTGCGGGTGGTGCTGCTCTGGCGCGACGGCACCGGCTACCGCGTGACCGATGCGGACACCGCGTCGCTGTCGGTCACTGCAGGACACAACAACGCGGGGGAGCCGCGCGACGAGGTCCGCGCGGACCTCGGGGCCCTGACCGGAAACCCAGTGCCCGACAATGTGGTCGAACAGTTCACGCAGCGGGCTGCTCTGGTGCGTGCCGTCCAGGTGTGCGCCGCGCTGGACCGGATCCTGGAGCTGTCGGTGGCGCATGTCCGCGAACGCACTCAGTTCGGCCGTCCGCTGGCCAAGTTTCAGGCTGTGCAGAATCTGGTGGCCGACATCGCCGCCGAATCGGCACTGGCCCGGGCCGCAACCGACGGCGCCCTGGCCGAGGCGCTGCGATCAGATTGGTCCTCGCCGCACCTGGATTTCCTTGTCGCTGTGGCACGTTCGTGCGTCGGACATGCCACCTCGGTCGTGGTGCGCAACGGCCACCAGGTGCACGGTGCGATCGGCACCACGGTTGAACACCGGTTGCACGAGTTCACGATGCCCGCGCTGTCCTGGCGCTCGGAGTACGGCTCGGTCGCGCACTGGGACCAGGTGCTCACCGACTACGCCACCGCCGCCGGTGCGGAGGGTCTCTGGGCGTTGGTCACCGCCACCGGCAACTGA
- a CDS encoding SDR family oxidoreductase, whose translation MRIAVAGATGNIGARVVAALKGAGHEVVAISRSNGVDLSTGQGLDAALAGVQAVVDAISAPPTDRDTTVDYLGTATRNLLAAEGRAGVAHHVLLSIVGIHDIDGNPHYAGKREQERLVEAGPVPWTVVPATQFHDFAEMVVGWTEQDGPDGATAPIAPLLVQPIDPDDIADVLAEVVVGDPQGRHADVAGPQTQDLVDMARRTLAVRGREVTLVPTWSSIFGVEMAGNALLPGDGARIAPTTFEQWLSRQQ comes from the coding sequence ATGCGAATCGCAGTGGCAGGCGCGACGGGAAACATCGGGGCGCGCGTGGTCGCCGCCCTGAAGGGCGCAGGACACGAGGTGGTGGCGATCAGCCGCTCGAACGGGGTGGACCTGTCCACCGGCCAGGGTCTGGACGCGGCCCTGGCCGGGGTGCAGGCGGTCGTCGACGCGATCAGCGCCCCGCCCACCGACCGGGACACCACCGTGGATTACCTGGGCACTGCCACCCGCAACCTGCTCGCCGCCGAGGGCCGGGCGGGGGTGGCGCATCATGTGCTGTTGTCGATCGTGGGGATCCACGACATCGACGGCAATCCGCACTACGCCGGAAAACGCGAGCAGGAGCGGCTGGTCGAGGCGGGGCCGGTGCCGTGGACGGTCGTGCCCGCCACCCAGTTCCACGATTTCGCCGAGATGGTGGTGGGCTGGACCGAACAGGACGGCCCCGACGGTGCCACTGCGCCGATCGCGCCGCTGTTGGTGCAGCCCATCGATCCGGACGACATCGCGGACGTGCTCGCCGAGGTCGTGGTGGGCGACCCGCAGGGCCGCCATGCCGACGTGGCCGGCCCGCAGACGCAGGATCTCGTCGACATGGCCCGGCGGACCCTTGCGGTGCGTGGCAGGGAGGTGACGCTGGTGCCGACGTGGTCATCGATCTTCGGTGTCGAGATGGCGGGCAATGCGCTGCTGCCCGGTGACGGCGCGCGCATCGCGCCCACCACCTTCGAACAGTGGCTGAGCCGGCAGCAGTAG
- a CDS encoding ATP-dependent DNA helicase UvrD2: MDRMPLEAPSPALGDLDDEQREAVLAARGPVCVLAGAGTGKTRTITRRIAHLVAGGHVAPSQVLAVTFTARAAGEMRGRLRVLGQESGVNTAAVQAVTFHAAARRQLQYFWPRLVGDTGWELLDSKFAVVAQAANRAGMQTSTDDVRDLAGEIEWAKASLITPEAYSTAVAKVGRDIPFDAAKVAAVYSGYEALKARRDGSALLDFDDLLLHTAAAIENDAAVAQEFRDRYRCFVVDEYQDVTPLQQRVLDAWLGERDDLTVVGDANQTIYSFTGATPRFLLDFSRRFPDAAVVRLERDYRSTPQVVSLANRVIAAARGRMAGSKLHLVGQRDPGPEPTFSEYPDEVAEANAVARSIKKLIENGTEPAEIAVLYRINAQSEVYEEALTEAGVAFQVRGGEGFFSRQEIRQALVAMQRFAERDIPEDDLPALVRELLEPLGLTAEPPAGTKARDRWEALTALAELVDEEVAVRPELDLRALVAELRQRADSRHPPVVQGVTLASLHAAKGLEWDAVFLVGLADNTLPISHALAHGPDSEPVEEERRLLYVGVTRARVHLGLSWALARTPGGRQGRRPSRFLNGIAPQLQNSAGTGPDRARRPRGPAPRCRVCNAPLSTPPAIMLRRCETCPSDLDEELLAELKEWRLRVSKEMKVPAYVVFTDNTLIAIAESMPADEAALVALPGIGARKLEQYGPDVLELVRGRQNS; the protein is encoded by the coding sequence ATGGACCGCATGCCGTTGGAGGCTCCCTCGCCCGCCCTGGGCGATCTGGACGATGAGCAGCGGGAGGCAGTACTGGCCGCCCGCGGCCCGGTGTGCGTGCTGGCCGGCGCGGGTACCGGCAAGACCCGCACCATCACCCGCCGGATCGCGCACCTGGTCGCCGGCGGTCACGTCGCGCCCAGCCAGGTGCTCGCGGTGACGTTCACCGCGCGCGCTGCCGGCGAGATGCGGGGCCGGTTGCGGGTCCTGGGCCAGGAATCCGGGGTGAACACCGCTGCGGTGCAGGCGGTGACGTTCCACGCCGCGGCGCGCCGGCAATTGCAGTACTTCTGGCCGCGTCTGGTCGGCGACACCGGGTGGGAGCTGCTCGACAGCAAGTTCGCCGTCGTCGCGCAGGCCGCGAACCGCGCCGGCATGCAGACCAGTACCGACGACGTCCGTGATCTGGCCGGTGAAATCGAGTGGGCCAAGGCGTCTTTGATCACACCGGAGGCCTACAGCACCGCGGTGGCCAAGGTTGGGCGCGACATCCCGTTCGATGCGGCCAAGGTCGCGGCCGTCTATTCGGGGTACGAGGCGCTCAAGGCCCGCAGGGACGGCTCGGCGCTGTTGGATTTCGACGATCTGCTGCTGCACACCGCCGCGGCGATCGAGAACGACGCCGCGGTCGCCCAGGAATTCCGCGACCGCTACCGCTGCTTCGTCGTCGACGAGTACCAGGACGTCACGCCGCTGCAGCAACGGGTGCTCGATGCCTGGTTGGGGGAGCGCGACGACCTCACCGTTGTCGGTGACGCCAACCAGACGATCTATTCGTTCACCGGGGCCACCCCGCGTTTCCTGTTGGATTTCTCGCGGCGCTTCCCGGACGCCGCCGTGGTGCGGCTGGAGCGTGACTACCGCTCCACACCGCAGGTGGTCTCGTTGGCCAACCGGGTGATCGCGGCCGCCCGCGGCCGGATGGCAGGCAGCAAGCTGCACCTCGTGGGGCAGCGCGACCCCGGTCCGGAGCCGACGTTCTCGGAGTATCCCGACGAGGTGGCCGAGGCCAATGCCGTTGCCCGGTCCATCAAGAAGCTGATCGAAAACGGAACGGAGCCGGCTGAAATCGCTGTGCTCTACCGGATCAACGCGCAATCCGAGGTGTACGAGGAGGCGCTCACCGAGGCCGGGGTCGCCTTCCAGGTGCGCGGCGGTGAGGGCTTCTTCAGCCGTCAGGAGATCCGCCAGGCGTTGGTGGCGATGCAACGCTTCGCCGAACGTGACATCCCCGAGGACGACCTGCCCGCGCTCGTGCGGGAATTGCTCGAGCCACTCGGCCTGACCGCCGAACCACCCGCCGGTACCAAGGCCCGCGATCGCTGGGAAGCGCTGACGGCGTTGGCCGAGTTGGTCGACGAAGAGGTTGCGGTTCGTCCCGAGCTGGATCTGCGGGCCCTGGTCGCCGAGCTGCGCCAGCGGGCCGACTCCCGGCATCCACCCGTGGTGCAGGGCGTGACGTTGGCGTCGCTGCACGCGGCCAAGGGCCTGGAGTGGGATGCGGTGTTCCTGGTCGGCCTCGCCGACAACACCTTGCCGATCTCGCATGCCCTCGCGCACGGTCCCGACAGCGAGCCGGTGGAGGAGGAGCGTCGTCTGCTCTACGTCGGGGTCACCCGGGCACGGGTGCACCTCGGGCTGAGCTGGGCGCTGGCCCGCACCCCTGGCGGGCGCCAGGGCCGGCGACCGTCGCGGTTCCTCAACGGCATCGCACCGCAACTGCAGAATTCCGCAGGCACAGGCCCGGACCGGGCGCGTCGTCCGCGCGGCCCGGCGCCGCGGTGCCGGGTGTGCAATGCCCCGCTGTCGACGCCGCCGGCGATCATGTTGCGCCGCTGCGAAACCTGTCCGTCGGACCTGGATGAGGAGCTGCTCGCCGAGCTCAAGGAGTGGCGGCTGCGCGTCTCCAAGGAGATGAAAGTGCCGGCGTACGTGGTGTTCACCGACAACACCCTGATCGCCATCGCCGAGTCGATGCCCGCCGACGAGGCCGCGCTGGTTGCGCTCCCCGGAATCGGTGCGCGCAAGCTCGAGCAGTACGGCCCGGACGTTCTCGAGTTGGTCCGCGGCCGCCAAAATTCGTAA
- a CDS encoding dihydrodipicolinate synthase family protein, with product MPSSTEIHGILAYPVTPFTEDHKVDTDKLAALVDRLVTGGAHGIVPLGSTGESAYLTEAEFDAVIDTTIGVVDRRVPVIIGASDLTTANTIRRARYAERSGADAVMVLPISYWKLSEREIAQHYAAIGAAIGIPIMVYNNPATSGIDMRPELLVQMFKDIDNVAMVKESTGDITRMERLSELTGGQLPFYNGSNPMVLKAFKAGAKGWCTAAPNLLPQPCLDLYAAARAGDWTKADAIYTELKPFLEFIVAGGLPTTIKGGLELLGQGVGDPRLPLLPLDDGGREELRRLLL from the coding sequence ATGCCATCCAGCACCGAGATCCACGGAATTCTCGCTTATCCGGTGACGCCCTTCACCGAAGATCACAAGGTCGACACGGACAAGCTTGCCGCGCTGGTCGACCGTTTGGTGACCGGCGGAGCCCACGGGATCGTCCCGCTCGGCAGCACCGGTGAGTCGGCATATCTCACCGAGGCCGAGTTCGATGCCGTCATCGACACCACGATCGGCGTGGTCGACCGTCGGGTGCCCGTCATCATCGGCGCCTCGGATCTGACCACTGCCAACACCATTCGCCGGGCCCGGTATGCCGAGCGGTCCGGCGCGGACGCGGTGATGGTGCTGCCCATTTCCTACTGGAAACTGTCCGAACGGGAGATCGCCCAGCACTACGCCGCGATCGGCGCCGCGATCGGCATTCCGATCATGGTGTACAACAACCCGGCTACCAGCGGCATCGACATGCGGCCCGAACTGCTGGTTCAGATGTTCAAGGACATCGACAACGTCGCCATGGTCAAGGAATCCACCGGCGACATCACCCGCATGGAGCGGCTGTCCGAGCTCACCGGGGGCCAACTGCCGTTCTACAACGGCAGTAATCCGATGGTTCTCAAGGCCTTCAAGGCCGGGGCCAAGGGCTGGTGCACAGCGGCGCCGAACCTGCTGCCGCAGCCATGCCTGGATCTCTATGCAGCGGCACGGGCCGGAGACTGGACGAAGGCCGATGCCATCTACACCGAACTCAAGCCCTTTCTGGAGTTCATCGTGGCCGGCGGCCTGCCCACCACCATCAAGGGTGGACTCGAACTGTTGGGTCAGGGCGTCGGAGACCCGCGTCTCCCGTTGTTGCCGCTCGACGACGGCGGCCGCGAGGAGTTGCGCCGGCTGCTGCTATGA